In the genome of Pseudomonas sp. Teo4, the window GTTGTACAGCTTGGCCAGATCCAGGGCCGACTGGCCGTAGTTGATGCCGTTAGCCGCGTTGAACAGCGTTTCGCCCCAGTACACCGAGTGCCAGCCGAGTTTGCCGCTGAGCATCGACTCGTCGCCGACTTCGGTGTTGTAGAACACGAAGGCATCCAGCACTTCGCCGGACGGGCCGTTGTAATAGCGGTCGGTGTAACGGCTCAAGCCATGGCGCTGCGAGGCCCCGCCTGCCAGTACGGTTCCGGCGGGCAAACCACCTGCCGGGCGGGCAAGCACCAGGTTGCCGGCATTGCCCTGCTGGCCGGGGAACGGGTTGGAATTGGAGCCGACGTTGTCGTAGGCGTGGTCGTACCAGCTGGCGGCACTGACGCGCATGCCCATGGTGTCCTGGTACACCACATCCAGTTCAGTCAGCAGGTCGACCCGTTGAGTGACCGCGCTGCCGACACTGAAGTTCTTGTCGCCGTCGTTGAGGTTGGCGGTACGGCCGATCTTGGCATTTTCGCCTTCCACGCGCTGGCCATAGCTGAGCTTGGCGGTGTTGTCGAAGCGCACACGCCAGTCGGGGTCGGCGATGTCCAGTTGAAACGCCTGGGTAGCCGGAGCAGCGGCAACCAGTATTGCCGTGGCCAGCAGGCTACGGGGGCAAGTGCAGAAGAGAACGTTCTTATTGTTGTTCATGCGATGTCTCTGCTTAGGGTGAACCAGGCCCAGGTGGCCGCCTGGCGCTACGGCTTAACGATCGAGTTGCTGGATAAGCTCCTCGGCGAACGGCCACGGGCCAAAGCCCGAGGCGGGGTTGAGATGGCCGACAGCGCCCAGCTCGACCAGCTCGCTGCCCCACTGCGCCGCCATGCGGGCGACAGCGGTTGCGCTGGCAAGGTGGTCGTTGCTGCTGGCGGCAACGATGCTGGGAAACGGCAGCGGCCGGGTTGGCAGCGGTGCCCAGCCGTTCTCGCGCAGGGATTCGGGGGTCGGGTAGCCCTGTGGCCAGTTGGCTTCGAGGTCAGGTGGAGCAGCGAGCAAGGCGCCTTTGATGGCGTGTTGGTGACGTGCGGCCCAGTGCGCAACCATCAATACGCCGGCACTGTGCGCCACCAGAATCACCGGCCCCTGAATAGCCGACAGTTCGCGCTGGATGGCCTCGACTCGGGCCGCGCAATTGAGCTTGTCGGTTTCCAGTGGTGGCACGCTGCGCACCTTGGCCAAACGTGCCTGCAACAGGGTTTGCCAGTGCTCAGGCACATGGTCACGCAGGCCAGGCACGATCAGCACGGTTGCGGTGGTTTGCAGTTTTTCCACGTCAGGCCCCTTGGTCTGGATTGGTCGGTCGCTTGCCGACTGCTTGGGGCCAACAGTAAAGAAGCGCACTGCCAGGCGCTTTACATTGGGCGTCACGCACTTTTCATTTGATGACAGCACCACGACAGGGGTTGCCGTATACGGCAAGGACTGGATCAATGGTGCGGTAAACGGCTTTGCATCCCATGACACAAGCGCTATAAGTGACTACCCGCCAACGTAGCGGAGCGCCTTTCAAGAACGCGTGGAAAACAACAAGATGACCGTCCTCGCCCGTGCTGCCAGCCTGACCAATTTTCTGGAAGTCACCCGCCATTTGGGCCTTAACGGCCATGGCCTGCTGGCCCAGGCGGGCTTGAGCGCCTCGCTGCTCGATGCCCCTGACCAA includes:
- a CDS encoding RBBP9/YdeN family alpha/beta hydrolase, which gives rise to MEKLQTTATVLIVPGLRDHVPEHWQTLLQARLAKVRSVPPLETDKLNCAARVEAIQRELSAIQGPVILVAHSAGVLMVAHWAARHQHAIKGALLAAPPDLEANWPQGYPTPESLRENGWAPLPTRPLPFPSIVAASSNDHLASATAVARMAAQWGSELVELGAVGHLNPASGFGPWPFAEELIQQLDR